The genomic interval aaatataactaGGATTGCTAAAATTATTATAAAGTTTTAAATATCATTATATTCAACGTGTATAAAATGCATTAAAgtttacaaataaataaataaataatttcatttattatgttaAATTATTACTTTAATTTAGTTCTTTTTACAGTGTAATGTAATTCTTAAGATTTACGTTATGTGAATAAGTAAAAATTACAACATATAGTACATGTTATTTTATTGAtgtatattttaatatttgtgtaatatagatatagtatatttttattttatagaattaattatttaattcctataaattttattagtttttattCTTATAGTTTAGTTaagttttctatttttaatatgttatttatttatttattgccaTCCATGtcccaaaataatttaattacAATATATTGCATATGTTATTTTATTAATGTGTATTATAGTACCCATGAAATATGGATatagtatatatttattttatatagttATTTAATtcctttaaatttaattatttttattcttatagtttagttaatttttctatgtttttaatatgtatttttatttcctttatcaGCATTTTTACCATGCTCATTTCATAAACTTTATTAGTACGTGATAACATTCTTTAAGTTTGTAAGGGCAATTTTGTGTCACTTTTAGAAGTTTAAGTGAGCATTTGTTGTAAATATAGTTTAGTTGTTGTAAGTGTATTTTTCCCAATTAGGaaattataaactatttttttttttgttgataatttgaaatttgaatcttAATAAGTCCTTTGGACCCACTAATTAGAGAGAACATGGCTTAGATGTGCAACTATTTTCAATCCATAAATTAAGAGATTGTCATCTGTGAGAAATTGAACACAACGCCTCTGCATTATTAGGATGCTTCGCATTACAATTCCAAATTAAACGTGCTGTATGAGGACAATGAGTCACAAAAAAGTAAAGTTGAGATGCTACACTcacctttatttatttataataattgtAGGTATTATATTATGTATATGGGACAATTattaaaaacaataaataaaaaaagtgtGTTGTTTGGTTGCTAAGTactgttgagaatttcacttgtcaGTTTGTCCCATACttgaaaaattgagtggatgattagtgtttatatacatgtgttgactcaagacccaatagacttaatcttttgggtcaaattggtgttcacccatgtgtatcaagtccaacCAAAGGCTCATCCagttctaacaagtggtatcagagccattggTTCGTAACTCGGGGCAAACGATAACGTAAAGTCGAGatgtgaagctaattctcttgacgtgctaaTAGTTGAAGGATCAAGTATGTGACCGAGACTAATAAGAATCATCTAAGCCTAGGATGGATCCGAACAGGGTCAAGActtgagaggtaggattggttcggaggcacgtatAATGCAATTTGAGGCATGTAAGACTCCAGTGGTAGGACATACTTGAACAACTATTTAGGAATTGtacagttggaactcacaagtgagggagagattaTTGTGGGTgcttatttcgtgggttaaacctccagtaaggtggataaaacttaattgtgatggaaGTTATAGGAGCAATTCGGTTACTTCAAGAGGTGGAGAAATTATTCAGGATTGCCATGATATGGTAAAAgcggttttttcaagttattttggtaatGGTACGAATAATGGTGAAGAATTAAAAgtaatcagggaaggaattcgtttgtacaaatgtttgcattattttaatgtgattattgaaagtgatttgcgaattgtagttgattgatttcagaaaggtagatgtactttgtggcaTCTTTGAGAATTTCGGGAGAAGTTCGTGGTGGAGTTAGAAAGAGTGAACGTCAtagtgatgcatcaatataggaaaggtaatagtgcgactgattttcttgttaaagaaggagaaatgagagacaatgtaatttacgaaaaacaacattttctatcatgttatctgaaaggtattcttcggatggataTGTGGGGTCTcatttccgttcgtcgttagttcaactctaaaGTTTCatttaatgtattttgttttgtttttgtttttggttgtgtttttattttatcttctttgttagttatgctTAGTTTGTTGttctaatttggttggttgctggtgttagttttttttttagcgGATTTTTCAGTACTCTTCCTTTTaattgttttatcttgtaactaTGATTTTCCTCTGCCAAAAgtaagggtatattaataaataaatgaaggtgtcgttctcttttattaaaaaaagaaaaagaaaaagtttgacctaaaacccaataggcttaaacttaaGGTGTCGttctcttttattaaaaaaagaaaagaaaaagtttaacctaaaacccaataggcttaaacttttggatcaaattaGTGTTGTTTACCTATTaacttttgggtcaaattagTGTTATTTACCAATATGTATTAAGTTCCTCGTCCTAACAAGTTCCACACTACACAATATtcaaattttctcaaatatatgACGCACCTTAATTGGCGTGGGCGTGGGAATTTGCGGAGGCATATTTTCGAACAAATACCAATGCAATGCTCGCCAATTGCTTCAAGTAGTCAACCTGGGGGACGACTGTAGTCGAGACATCCCTATTTGCGCCTTTCTCCTCAAAGGCATCAGTGCAGGTCTCGCCGTCCGTCAATACCGCACTCACCCACGACAAAATACCTTCCATTTGCGTCTTAAAGTTGGGATCTCCGACCTCAATCCCCATACTGTCTATAGATTTCTGTAGCTCATCCACCGAGTCTCTTACTTCTTCCACGCACACTTCGATTGCTTGGGCCTCTTCCTTCGTCAAGTTGTTTCTTCCTTGGAAGGCACTTACGACTTTTGAGACATTAATTGAAGCCGCATGTGCGATGGAGATGGAGATTTTTGCTAACATCTTAGGGCTACAATGGATTTCGTCTGCCCTGACCAAGAGGATTTGATTGCACAGTAAAGGATATATTGTGTCGTTGCATGATTTTTTTATGTACGCAATGTTTCGGTTGCTCTCGGGAGTGGAAGCGGAAAGAGGAAGACAAGGAGTTGCTTTGTAAGCGCAGAATGGAAGAAGAATGAGGGCAGGCAAAAGATAGTACTGGAAGAAAGATGAACCGGCCATCACGGAAGGAGagactcagagagagagagagagagagagagagagggaaggctGCTGGCGAGCAGAGAGTGGTCAGTCTCAAATTTATAGGAAACGTTTAAGCACTGCTTGTTGCAATTTTCAACTTGCGAAAAGTGCAAAAAAAGAGAGGCTGCTGAAAGCAGGAGAGATCAAggcatatgaatttaaatgctttCGGTTGGTTTCACTCCGGAGGCTGCTGGAAGCCTACAGGCTACAGGTTACAAAGGCACATTCTTTGGCGCTCCAATGCACTATGCTCTTTTGCTTTATCCCGTGTTGGATGCTTGGAATTGAAATTGTAGATATAAATGTGCATGAATTCAGgtaaatacaatataaaattatattgctTTTTCTTTCCTTAAAATTAAACGTCTGGCATTCATATCCTCAAAAACAATTTTAGATTTACGGTTTTACTGTTTTAATCATTCCTTACGGCATTCGTATTCATATTCTCAAAAACAATTTTAGATTTTTCGGTTTACTCATCTAATCATTCCTTACAGagcattaattttgaaaatattgtatgcATTTGGATAAAAGATTGTTTGATGCTGATGTAAATTGAATTTATTCATCTACTTTTTTTATActcagaaaagaaaagagaaaaaaaaaaaactacctaaAAAACATGATATCAAATTTATCTTCAGCAAGTAAAGAATTTAAGTTTCTCAAAGGAGtcatcaaaatttttataaggttacCGCTGACAGAATCAAGTTTTGTCTAATAATTCTATTCATACCTGGTTACCGTCTCTAAAGTTATACATGCTTCAAATCTAGGTAGATGCattgaatttgaaaataaaaacttttgTCCAGCTTTGCTCAATTTTAAATCTAGAGGCCCAATTCAAGAAAAGGAATCAAAATAAAGGTAGCTTAATTAAAGGATGAAATTATTTCATTAGTCCCTTAATTACTCATTAAATTAAGGACAATTAGATGAAAGAACAAACAAATTTATTACATATTGAGGGTCAACACCAAGCTGCAGGATGTCCAACTAACCAGCtatattccttttatttttaatttgttgattatttattattattattattattatttgtacttTTTCTCCTTATTAAGATGTCTTTTGTTTTGCTGTTTTTTTACATGGTATCcgtgaatttatgtgtaatcccagtaagggggggggggggggtggggaggtGAAGtgggtattttaaaatgtatgtcgggggggggggggggggggggggggggaggtgaagtgggtattttaaaatgtatGTCACTCAAGTTCTACTTTTTAATGTGTGATTGTATTAATTAATCAATCTTACCCAATTACTTTATAGATGTACTAAAACATTTAACATATACACAACAACCACTCTAGTaagtgcaagcggaaattaaaagagttaagggaaagagatgcaaacatagtttttatgaggttcagccaacccggcctatgttatcgttttgagcaacccactcagagattccactaatcccgctcctttaactgggacggagcttcccgttatagtccgctacttacaagaggc from Malania oleifera isolate guangnan ecotype guangnan chromosome 9, ASM2987363v1, whole genome shotgun sequence carries:
- the LOC131163479 gene encoding 21 kDa protein-like, with translation MAGSSFFQYYLLPALILLPFCAYKATPCLPLSASTPESNRNIAYIKKSCNDTIYPLLCNQILLVRADEIHCSPKMLAKISISIAHAASINVSKVVSAFQGRNNLTKEEAQAIEVCVEEVRDSVDELQKSIDSMGIEVGDPNFKTQMEGILSWVSAVLTDGETCTDAFEEKGANRDVSTTVVPQVDYLKQLASIALVFVRKYASANSHAHAN